In a single window of the bacterium genome:
- a CDS encoding glycosyltransferase: MKNHHFVTVGVWDRKVPTNPLHLPMALAELGHKVLMIESSLWDKGLTLQPWKWNRLEMSMKHKNLCLLTIRPPLPRKLSWLNNWFNKHASKLAHKAMKQLGFPDDYFAILFAPSEERLLKWLPGIPFIYRPIDDYAAMPGNADTKEYTISIDEKLARSAEAVFPSNPALFRAKKYLNKHVLLMPNAVNFTHFNAAFSAYPDVLNDLPQPIIGFAGALDRYKFDFKLLSSIATLRPDWSFVLIGDVGICDSTSESEIPRLPNIHYIGFRSYEDLPRYIRAFDVGLIPYVHNAYTEGVFPLKLYEYMAVGVPVVSTDLPFLESVGDAVLVANDPDGFVKCIEQALSEDKSIEVHNRIELARNNSWAERAKGLVNYLEKVEAENGKK; this comes from the coding sequence ATGAAAAATCATCATTTTGTCACTGTCGGGGTATGGGATAGAAAGGTTCCTACAAATCCGCTTCACCTTCCCATGGCTTTAGCCGAGTTGGGGCATAAAGTCTTGATGATAGAATCCTCCCTTTGGGATAAAGGTCTAACCCTGCAACCGTGGAAATGGAACCGCTTGGAAATGAGCATGAAACATAAAAACCTATGCCTACTTACCATTCGACCGCCTCTTCCACGCAAACTATCCTGGTTGAATAATTGGTTCAATAAACATGCCAGCAAACTCGCCCACAAAGCTATGAAGCAGCTTGGTTTCCCGGATGACTATTTCGCCATCTTATTTGCACCTTCTGAAGAAAGGCTTTTAAAATGGCTTCCAGGGATTCCTTTTATTTACCGCCCGATTGATGATTATGCCGCAATGCCAGGTAATGCCGATACCAAAGAATACACTATAAGTATCGATGAAAAATTGGCAAGGTCTGCTGAAGCAGTCTTTCCAAGTAATCCTGCTTTGTTTAGAGCAAAGAAATATCTCAATAAGCACGTCCTTTTGATGCCCAATGCCGTCAACTTCACCCATTTTAATGCTGCCTTTAGCGCCTATCCCGATGTTCTGAACGATCTCCCTCAGCCGATCATCGGTTTTGCCGGAGCGCTAGATCGCTATAAGTTTGACTTTAAACTATTGTCATCCATAGCGACTTTGCGGCCTGACTGGAGTTTTGTCTTGATCGGCGATGTGGGTATCTGCGATTCAACCAGCGAATCTGAAATTCCTAGACTGCCGAATATTCATTATATTGGGTTCCGATCCTATGAAGACCTTCCGCGGTATATCAGAGCGTTTGATGTCGGCCTCATCCCCTATGTTCATAACGCCTATACTGAAGGCGTCTTCCCTCTCAAACTCTATGAATATATGGCTGTCGGCGTACCAGTAGTCTCGACAGATCTGCCTTTCCTGGAATCGGTTGGGGATGCAGTTCTGGTCGCAAACGACCCCGATGGCTTTGTCAAATGCATCGAGCAAGCTTTATCTGAAGATAAGTCTATAGAGGTTCACAACCGAATAGAGTTGGCAAGAAATAATAGTTGGGCAGAACGAGCCAAAGGCCTAGTAAATTATCTTGAAAAAGTCGAAGCTGAAAACGGAAAGAAGTAA